Proteins found in one Oscarella lobularis chromosome 16, ooOscLobu1.1, whole genome shotgun sequence genomic segment:
- the LOC136196829 gene encoding protocadherin Fat 4-like, with protein MTSACEVWSRATTLYANISRSSRRLFVSIHSFPMSSSKWIALALCFVVASLLFKPSSSWRRRRCNAVNCLYSNWGSWGGCSYLTRTKMRYRYQTRAASCGGRCYYNVNSQTTNCCFPQNCYYNAWGLWSSCTKTCGSGTQTRSRTKLITESCGGTCNDGSSKTRSCNTNCCPINCVMNSWGSWSTNCPCGSTTTQYRYRYASRAASCGGSGCPSTKNSRPKSCSCCAQNCQSTWSSWSSCTAICGRGTQTRTLIIQSPASCGGSACPSSSSQSQACSGSTPVNCQMNSWSSGPCRPYNGKCGSGTLTRTRSVAVSGGCGGSSCSSYSTSQTIGCSSGCCAVNCAVNGWGSWGSCSSDCGSGQKTRSRSVSRPNQCGGTSCPSLSQSTSCSQYSSRDCSVSAWSSWSQCSNLCGSGTTTRTRSITSPAYCGGSCPSLSESKACTSYASNRDCTVNSWGAWGSCDQKCAVGKSYRYRSVSQSTVCRGAACPTLSNSKFCGLSNGGCQHNCNGGTCSCKAGYLLNSDGRTCRPRDCGTPTVKYCPSDKPYPSSCVYPTFTCPKGTTYGQSCTLQCTSGFDLQNGGNTITCQSSGAWSSYKTRYCLLGYKKPTDILLSNDRVNENEKVGLVVGAFTTKDPNLLDTHTYKLIDSASGKFSLVSGNSLTTTFTANYESPPTSYTITVRSTDNRGLYLDKQFTISINDVNEKPTAIALSSSYVDENSAKGTTIGTFKTSDVDSGQSFTYTLLDDAGGRFGVTGNTLKVAASNTRCLAEGGSLCLLDYEKATSYTIKVRSIDNGAPPLYKDESFTVNLRDVNDQPRNLQLSGYTMKENAAVNTVIGDLSATDEDPKQSLIYSLSDDARGRFALNAANQIVRKATSDKIDYETTTSYKVTVIATDNGKPPMKMSKVFTIEILDVNEPPVTITFSSTGGQLSFADDSPNVNENSAKGVTVGTLIAFDADAKQKLAFRLDDTAGNRFALKTSALTCTAVNVKNLKTKCTVPVTVNGVLNHEVDALHTIVVRVTDQHSLFKTARFSVKIVDVNDRPREIKFSGGLQPTVNENENDKALGSFTTTDDDPTDVHKYTLTDSAGGRFTIKGSTLMTTSSANLNYEAQAQYTITVRSTDSGSPPLNVEKVYTVQVKDVNEVPTDVTLKNSAVAENSAIDTVVGTLATTDPDNLKSVRQTFTYTIIDSAAGRFKVDKGVVKVALSNTRCLAYGGSECKIDYETAKSHKIVVRVVDSGSPSLQKDFSLTITITDANDKPRNLAIDTFSVKENAALNTLVGTFTATDEDAGQTLSYKLTDDDNGLFTLKGKQLLKAKAIDYETKTSHSVTVEVADSGNPQESMTKKFTIEVLNVNEPPVTILFKDTGGQLSFPDNFPKVNENTAPKTVVGAVEGHDEDAVQTLAFTLDDDAGGLFQVSKAAVCKPTSLIPGVKTVCTADLTVSGSLNYEGNGKHSIIVRATDKAGLFIATRFTIVVVDVNDKPTAIQLAGGSPQVVENKNGAVVGGLVTTDDDTSQKHTYKLINDAGGRFVVAGDQIKVSNSANLDYESAAQHTIVVMSTDNGLPAKSVTATFNVTILDVNEKPKSIGIDKDKVPENSNANAMVGKLSTVDPDNSHKDRQTFSYSLLNGASGRFKLDGNVVKVAASNAQCLALGGKECVLNYEEKKTHDILVRSTDNGSPAMSVDYVVTITLTDVNDRPRDLDLSNDRVFENEKVGKVVGKLSATDEDASQKLTFTLLDDDNGRFKISGNELQKAISANYETSKAHTVIVQVMDSGNPALAISKNFTIEVLDVNEAPISMNFTDDNGQLKFGKGYPRVEELSPVGTVVGTIVALDYDEKETLVFRLDDDANGRFALAKAKPTCQIVTNQPGINTMCSTTLEVIGDIDHEAFNNHYVTVRATDSKGLFFTQKFRVDIVDVNDVPHDILLSVSEVKENLNDQMIGKFTTDDQDTSHSHTYRLIDDAGNRFVLKTDVLYTTSNANLNFESQSEFNVTVRSTDDGVPPLFREETFLITVLDVNEKPTSISLSNSNIAENSPVNAGVGVLTVIDPDNLGPAGAWQTHTCTATDNAGGRFVVQTNTLQVASANLNFEVNPTWPVVVRCVDSGVPSLSMDQKFVINVTDVDELPTAILMHNGTVEENLPAGQLAAKFSTVDPDNEVKDRQSFTYTLKNVPADFPFQLSGDELKTTRPLDFEANPSWKLDVETTDDSGLSITDSFQITVINVNDPPTGVDLTGSSSTPENSPGGTYVGTLNAEDEDVKDSHTFNITFVFPGPSLLSPDKAVSGLFDVDSSKGTLTVAMGAQLDYESVEEYTIEVTTIDSGSLSFTGPVTVNISDVNERPTNITLSNNQISEGDSEDTIIGDLVVSDPDNEYEDRQEHTCVVLDFPDEPFQVANQTSLIVADDSLNFEQESLHTIDVRCRDDGVPTMFVDKQFNIVVNDVNEAPILVGLTKSSVDENLSPGALVGLFTSMDPDNEGGWRQNVTYVLNGMIAPFVINGTGLVTTMTFDYEKNSSYSINVTATDTGNPPASTSVKITINVTDVNDRPTQITFNSSGLKENSPGDTFVGELGTVDEDMGQTHVYSIIPDGHIEKIFYIDGKKLMLSSGSKVDFETESTYTVAVKTTDSGIPPLSYENNVIVKVIDVNERPTNVFSYNVSKIDENSPAGTFVANLTVVDQDTNQTHTCKLLNGSEYFTVVQSPSLELVVADNADIDYETTSVIRVLLQCADDGQPPLSIDHSFDVHIVDVNEPPTKIFFNGTRFLREDISVGSVVGILSVVDPDQGQTHYFSLSGPAADGFKIDNAFRHLIVARPVRFDYEALDSPFVNVTVFAVDDGVPSFNASLELSFIVIDVNEPPKNISITGGGDVFENATSGDVVGELEAIDPENSNSSISYVILSVNGVVNSSLFYLVTNSSSTFLTLNSSLNYEDLSSFTVEIQASDDAVPPSTTVTLLKVNVKRTDPCALKTAGCDPNASCQRTGPTSSQCQCKDGYTGDGYKCSPIKFCEDPEAVCHNGTCIDGIDLYTCSCNPGFLPPDCSRQVDECASNPCNGHGSCLDKLNGFTCVCNDGYTGAFCEVDIDYCLSSPCGPGTCIDGLTTFDCDCPSGYSGKTCSFSTQVCADGSKCKQSQCIPKSTRARLVQQTQDGDTKPIDITISIGDGDGEEDEEEKEDEEEKGYLCVKDDDVVSLPFPSKQDELTLFKEKIESYMTNELYVLVPDPDNPKGEFKAGVSFVFVLKTSLLGDESKRKRREADDVMVQVSFVVVLNDRPLPRSMVLRICATKAAFNRSSALKRSTRAT; from the exons ATGACGAGTGCATGCGAG GTTTGGTCACGAGCGACTACTCTATATGCTAATATCTCACGTTCCTCGCGTCGTCTGTTTGTGTCTATACACTCCTTCCCAATGTCTTCTTCGAAGTGGATCGCCCTTGCGCTCTGTTTCGTTgtcgcttctcttctctttaagccgtcgtcttcttggcgtcggcgtcgttgcaATGCCGTCAACTGTCTCTACAGCAATTGGGGTTCTTGGGGCGGCTGCAGTTATTTGACTCGCACGAAAATGCGCTACCGCTACCAAACGCGAGCTGCATCTTGCGGTGGTCGTTGCTACTACAACGTCAATTCCCAAACTACCAATTGCTGTTTTCCCCAAAA TTGCTACTATAACGCTTGGGGTCTGTGGAGCTCGTGCACGAAGACGTGCGGCAGTGGAACGCAGACTCGTTCTCGCACCAAGCTGATTACCGAATCCTGCGGCGGTACGTGCAACGACggctcgtcgaaaacgcgatCGTGCAACACGAACTGTTGTCCTATCAACTGCGTGATGAACTCCTGGGGTTCGTGGTCGACGAACTGTCCGTGCGGCTCGACGACAACGCAGTATCGTTATCGCTACGCTTCGCGCGCAGCGTCGTGCGGCGGATCGGGCTgtccttcgacgaagaataGCAGGCCGAAATCTTGTTCCTGCTGCGCTCAAAATTGCCAGTCGACTTGGAGCTCGTGGAGTTCGTGCACGGCGATCTGCGGCCGGGGAACTCAAACTCGGACGTTGATCATACAGTCTCCGGCCAGTTGCGGAGGATCTGCTTGTCCCAGCTCCTCGTCTCAGTCTCAGGCGTGCTCTGGCAGCACCCCAGTAAACTGTCAG ATGAACAGTTGGTCGTCGGGTCCGTGTCGCCCTTATAACGGAAAGTGCGGCAGCGGAACGCTGACTCGTACGCGAAGCGTGGCGGTGagcggcggctgcggcggtTCGTCGTGCTCGTCGTACTCGACCAGTCAGACGATCGGCTGTTCGTCTGGCTGTTGCGCGGTGAACTGCGCGGTGAACGGTTGGGGCAGCTGGGGCTCGTGTTCTAGCGACTGCGGCTCTGGTCAAAA GACGAGATCTCGCTCTGTATCCCGACCGAACCAATGCGGCGGTACGTCGTGTCCGTCTCTGAGCCAATCGACTTCGTGCTCGCAGTATTCGTCGCGCGACTGTTCCGTGAGCGCTTGGTCCAGCTGGTCGCAGTGCTCTAATCTGTGCGGCTCCGGCACAACGACTCGCACGCGAAGTATAACGTCGCCGGCGTATTGCGGCGGTTCTTGTCCATCGCTGTCCGAATCGAAAGCGTGCACATCGTATGCGTCGAATCGAGATTGCACA GTGAACTCCTGGGGAGCGTGGGGCTCTTGCGATCAAAAGTGTGCTGTCGGAAAGTCTTATCGTTATCGCAGCGTGTCTCAGAGCACCGTCTGCAGAGGAGCAGCCTGTCCTACTCTATCG AACTCCAAGTTCTGTGGACTGAGCAACGGCGGTTGTCAGCACAATTGCAACGGTGGCACTTGCTCGTGCAAGGCCGGCTATTTGCTAAACAGCGACGGTAGAACATGCCGTCCGCGTGACTGCGGTACACCGACCGTCAAATACTGTCCAAGCGACAAACCGTATCCGTCGAGTTGCGTGTATCCGACGTTTACGTGTCCAAAAGGAACGACATACGGTCAATCGTGCACCCTGCAATGTACGTCCGGTTTCGATCTTCAGAACGGCGGGAACACGATTACGTGTCAGTCTTCCGGCGCTTGGTCGTCATACAAGACGAGATACTGCTTGCTTGGCTACAAGAAGCCGACAGAC ATATTGCTGTCTAATGACCGTGttaacgaaaacgagaaagtgGGTCTTGTTGTCGGAGCCTTTACGACTAAAGATCCTAATCTCTTGGATACTCACACTTACAAACTGATTGATAGCGCTAGCGGAAAATTCTCCCTCGTCAGTGGCAACTCTTTGACGACCACGTTTACGGCCAACTACGAATCACCGCCAACTAG CTACACAATAACGGTGCGCAGCACAGACAACAGAGGCTTATACTTGGACAAGCAATTCACCATCAGCATCAACGACGTGAACGAAAAACCGACGGCAATAGCG CTAAGCAGCTCGtatgtcgacgagaacagTGCGAAGGGTACGACAATTGGCACGTTCAAGACGAGCGACGTTGACAGCGGCCAATCGTTCACTTATACCCTCTtggacgacgccggcggtcGATTTGGCGTGACCGGGAATACGCTTAAGGTGGCGGCGTCCAATACTCGTTGCCTGGCCGAAGGTGGCAGCTTGTGCTTACTCGACTacgaaaaggcgacgagcTATACGATCAAGGTTCGGAGCATAGACAACGGGGCGCCACCTCTTTACAAAGACGAGTCGTTTACCGTGAATCTGCGAGACGTTAACGATCAGCCTCGAAATCTCCAGCTGTCTGGCTATACGATGAAGGAAAACGCTGCTGTTAATACAGTGATCGGAGACTTGTCTGCCACGGATGAAGATCCCAAGCAATCGTTAATTTATTCTCTTTCTGACGACGCCAGAGGTCGGTTCGCGCTGAACGCCGCTAATCAGATAGTGCGAAAGGCAACGAGCGACAAAATCGACTACGAGACCACAACGAGCTACAAAGTTACAGTGATCGCGACAGATAACGGCAAGCCGCCGATGAAGATGTCCAAGGTCTTCACTATTGAAATTCTTGACGTGAACGAACCGCCGGTAACGAtaacgttctcgtcgacgggagGCCAGTTGTCTTTTGCCGACGATAGTCCGAACGTAAACGAGAATTCGGCGAAAGGGGTGACGGTCGGTACGCTGATCGCTTTTGACGCCGACGCGAAGCAGAAGCTTGCGTTTCGACTTGACGACACGGCGGGAAATCGATTTGCATTGAAAACGTCCGCTCTTACCTGTACAGCAGTCAATGTCAAG aatttgaagacgaaatgCACCGTTCCAGTGACCGTAAATGGCGTTCTCAATCACGAGGTCGATGCTTTGCAtacgatcgtcgttcgagtCACCGACCAGCACAGTCTCTTCAAAACGGCTCGATTCTCCGTcaagatcgtcgacgtgaacgatCGACCTCGCGAGATCAAGTTTTCCGGCGGACTTCAGCCGACGgtcaacgaaaacgagaacgacaAAGCCCTCGGAAGTTTCACGAcaaccgacgacgatccgacCGACGTTCACAAGTACACGCTCACCGACTCGGCCGGAGGCCGATTCACGATCAAAGGCAGCacgttgatgacgacgtcgagcgcgaACTTGAACTACGAAGCCCAAGCGCAATATACGATCACCGTTCGATCAACCGACTCTGGTTCCCCTCCGCTAAACGTCGAAAAGGTCTACACCGTTCAGGTAAAAGATGTTAACGAAGTACCGACCGACGTCACATTGAAGAACagtgccgtcgccgagaacAGCGCGATTGATACCGTCGTGGGAACGCTCGCCACAACCGATCCGGACAACTTGAAAAGCGTTCGGCAAACGTTCACCTACACGATTATCGACAGCGCCGCGGGTCGGTTCAAAGTGGATAAAGGCGTCGTGAAAGTGGCTCTGTCGAATACTCGCTGTCTGGCGTACGGCGGCTCCGAGTGCAAGATTGACTACGAGACTGCGAAGTCGCATAagatcgtcgttcgcgttGTGGACAGTGGGAGTCCTTCGCTTCAGAAGGACTTTTCCTTGACGATTACCATAACCGATGCCAACGATAAGCCGAGGAATCTTGCCATCGACACGTTTTCGGTCAAGGAAAATGCGGCACTGAACACGCTCGTGGGGACGTTTACGGCcaccgacgaagacgccggtCAAACTCTTTCGTACAAACTGACGGATGATGACAACGGACTGTTCACCTTGAAAGGCAAGCAGTTGCTGAAGGCCAAGGCGATCGACTACGAGACGAAAACATCTCACTCTGTCACCGTCGAAGTGGCGGACAGTGGAAACCCGCAGGAATCT ATGACGAAAAAGTTCACGATCGAAGTCTTGAACGTGAACGAGCCGCCTGTAACGATACTTTTCAAAGACACCGGCGGCCAGCTGAGCTTCCCCGACAATTTTCCCAAAGTGAACGAAAACACTGCCCCCAAGACAGTCGTGGGCGCTGTCGAGGGACACGACGAAGATGCTGTGCAAACACTGGCGTTTACGCTAGACGACGATGCCGGCGGACTTTTCCAAGTCTCTAAAGCTGCAGTTTGTAAGCCTACGAGTCTTATTCCG GGCGTCAAAACGGTGTGCACAGCGGACTTGACGGTGTCGGGTTCCTTGAACTACGAAGGAAACGGCAAACACTCTATCATCGTTCGTGCGACGGACAAAGCGGGACTTTTTATAGCTACTCGATTCACGATCGTCGTTGtagacgtcaacgacaaacCTACG GCTATTCAATTAGCAGGCGGATCGCCACAGGTCGTCGAAAATAAGaacggcgccgtcgtcgggGGTCTCGTtacgaccgacgacgacacgtcCCAAAAGCACACCTACAAGTTGATTAACGACGCCGGAggccgtttcgtcgtcgccggcgatcAAATAAAAGTGTCCAATTCGGCTAATTTGGACTACGAGAGCGCCGCTCAGCATACCATCGTTGTCATGTCGACTGACAACGGTTTGCCTGCGAAatcggtgacggcgacgtttaACGTCACTATATTGGACGTGAACGAGAAACCGAAGTCGATTGGCATCGACAAGGACAAGGTGCCCGAAAATAGCAATGCTAATGCGATGGTCGGAAAATTATCCACTGTCGATCCGGATAACTCTCACAAGGATAGACAGACGTTTTCTTACTCTCTTCTAAACGGGGCGTCGGGTCGTTTTAAACtcgacggaaacgtcgtcaagGTTGCTGCATCGAATGCTCAGTGCTTGGCTCTCGGCGGCAAGGAATGCGTCCTGAATtacgaggagaagaagacgcaTGACATTCTCGTACGATCGACGGACAACGGATCGCCAGCCATGTCAGTCGACTACGTCGTGACTATTACTTTGacggacgtcaacgatcgACCGCGCGATCTCGACCTGTCAAACGACAGGGTGTTTGAGAACGAGAAAGTGGGCAAGGTCGTCGGAAAACTCTCGGCGACGGACGAAGACGCTTCGCAAAAGCTGACGTTTACgttgctcgacgacgacaacggaaGATTTAAGATCAGCGGCAACGAGCTGCAAAAGGCGATCTCGGCCAACTACGAGACGTCGAAAGCGCACACCGTCATTGTTCAGGTCATGGATAGCGGTAATCCGGCGTTGGCGATAAGCAAGAATTTCACGATTGAAGTTCTTGACGTGAACGAGGCTCCTATCAGCATGAACTTCACCGACGATAATGGACAGCTGAAATTTGGCAAAGGCTATCCTCGAGTTGAAGAACTCTCACCCGTCGGTACGGTCGTAGGCacgatcgtcgccttggATTACGACGAGAAGGAAACGCTCGTTttccgtctcgacgacgatgccaaCGGAAGATTTGCGCTCGCAAAGGCCAAGCCCACGTGTCAGATCGTGACTAACCAACCG GGAATTAATACCATgtgttcgacgacgctcgaagTGATTGGAGATATTGACCACGAAGCCTTCAATAATCATTACGTGACCGTTCGTGCAACTGACTCAAAAGGCCTGTTCTTCACGCAGAAGTTCAGGGTCGATAtagtcgacgtcaacgacgtgCCTCAT GACATACTGCTCAGTGTCAGTGAAGTGAAAGAGAATTTGAATGATCAGATGATCGGCAAGTTCACGACCGACGACCAAGACACATCGCACTCGCACACGTACCGTCTCATTGACGACGCTGGTAATCGCTTCGTCCTCAAGACAGACGTCTTGTACACGACGTCCAACGCAAATTTGAACTTCGAGTCGCAAAGCGAGTTCAACGTCACGGTTCGATCAACCGACGACGGTGTGCCGCCTCTGTTTCGCGAGGAGACGTTTCTTATTACtgttctcgacgtcaacgaaaagCCGACGTCCATATCGTTGTCCAATTCAAAT ATCGCAGAAAATTCTCCAGTGAATGCCGGAGTGGGTGTCTTGACGGTGATCGATCCGGACAATCTGGGTCCGGCTGGCGCGTGGCAGACTCACACGTGCACTGCTACTGACAATGCCGGGGGAAGATTTGTTGTGCAGACGAATACTCTTCAG GTCGCTTCTGCCAACCTGAATTTTGAAGTGAATCCGACTTGGCCGGTTGTTGTGCGTTGTGTTGACAGCGGTGTTCCGTCGCTCTCGATGGATCAGAAATTCGTCATTAACGTtacggacgtcgacgagcttccTACAGCTATCCTCATGCATAATGGAACAGTCGAGGAAAATCTTCCCGCTGGCCAATTGGCGGCGAAGTTCTCGACCGTCGATCCGGACAATGAAGTGAAAGATAGACAG TCTTTCACGTATACCCTCAAAAACGTGCCGGCCGACTTTCCCTTCCAACTTTCCGGTGACGAACTCAAAACGACTAGACCTCTCGACTTCGAAGCGAACCCCTCATGGAAACTCGATGTTGAAACGACCGACGACAGCGGTTTATCAATTACCGACTCTTTCCAAATAACTGTCATCAACGTCAACGATCCGCCGACGGGCGTGGACTTGACCGGATCGAGCTCGACGCCTGAAAACAGTCCAGGCGGAACGTACGTGGGCACCTTGAacgccgaagacgaggacgtcAAAGACAGTCATACGTTTAACATCACGTTCGTTTTTCCTGGACCGAGCCTTCTCTCTCCTGACAAGGCCGTGTCTGGTTTGTTTGATGTGGACTCATCGAAGGGCACACTAACCGTGGCAATGGGGGCTCAGTTGGATTACGAGTCTGTTGAGGAGTACACCATCGAGGTGACTACGATCGATTCGGGTAGCCTGTCCTTTACTGGGCCCGTTACGGTCAATATTTCGGACGTGAACGAAAGACCGACGAATATTACTCTGTCAAATAATCAG ATTAGCGAAGGCGATTCTGAGGACACGATTATCGGCGATCTAGTTGTTTCCGATCCCGACAACGAGTACGAGGATCGTCAAGAACACACGTGTGTTGTTTTGGACTTTCCAGACGAACCATTCCAG GTTGCCAATCAAACATCTCTGATCGTCGCTGACGATTCGCTCAATTTCGAACAAGAATCGCTTCACACCATTGAC GTTCGTTGTCGTGATGACGGCGTTCCAACGATGTTTGTCGACAAGCAATTTAACATagtcgtcaacgacgtcaacgaagcgCCGATTCTCGTCGGACTTACCAAGAGCAGTGTGGATGAAAACCTCAGTCCCGGCGCTCTAGTGGGCCTCTTCACGTCCATGGATCCGGACAACGAAGGCGGCTGGAGGCAGAACGTGACGTACGTCTTGAACGGCATGATCGCTCCTTTTGTTATCAACGGCACTGGATTGGTAACGACGATGACTTTCGACTACGAAAAGAACTCGAGCTACTCGATCAATGTGACGGCAACTGATACCGGCAATCCGCCTGCTAGTACGTCGGTGAAAATCACAATCAACGTTaccgacgtcaacgatcgGCCAACGCAGATTACGTTTAACAGCAGCGGCCTGAAAGAAAACTCTCCAGGCGATACGTTCGTTGGAGAGCTCGGTACCGTTGATGAAGATATGGGTCAAACCCATGTGTATTCCATTATACCAGACGGACATATAGAGA AAATATTCTATATCGACGGAAAGAAGCTGATGTTGTCAAGCGGAAGCAAAGTGGACTTCGAAACAGAAAGCACGTACACAGTGGCTGTAAAGACGACTGACAGCGGCATTCCCCCCCTCAGCTATGAA AACAACGTAATCGTCAAAGTGATAGACGTCAACGAGCGTCCGACGAACGTCTTTTCGTACAACGTGAGCAAGATTGACGAGAATAGTCCGGCAGGCACGTTCGTCGCCAATCTTACCGTCGTCGATCAAGACACCAATCAAACGCACACGTGCAAGCTTCTCAACGGCTCAGAATATTTTACCGTCGTGCAGAGCCCGTCTCTCGAACTAGTCGTCGCAGACAACGCCGACATCGACTACGAGACGACGTCCGTCATTCGCGTACTACTCCAGTGCGCCGACGACGGTCAACCGCCGCTCAGCATCGACCATTCGTTCGACGTGcacatcgtcgacgtcaacgagccACCGACcaaaattttcttcaatggAACACGTTTTCTGCGCGAAGACATTTCTGTCGGCTCGGTCGTCGGCATTCTCTCAGTCGTCGATCCAGATCAAGGTCAGACGCATTATTTCAGTCTAAGCGGGCCAGCGGCGGACGGATTTAAG ATCGACAACGCTTTCCGACATTTGATCGTTGCACGACCCGTTCGATTTGATTACGAAGCGCTCGACAGCCCCTTCGTCAATGTGACCGTTTTCGCTgttgacgacggcgtgccTTCGTTCAATGCTAGCTTAGAGCTATCGTTCATCGTTatcgacgtgaacgagccTCCGAAGAATATCTCCATcacaggcggcggcgacgtgttCGAAAACGCAACCagcggtgacgtcgtcggcgagctcGAAGCGATTGACCCGGAAAACAGCAACTCGTCGATATCGTACGTCATTCTGTCTgtcaacggcgtcgtcaattcgtcgcttttctatCTGGTGACCAACTCGTCCAGCACGTTTCTCACATTGAATTCGAGTCTGAACTACGAAGACCTGTCGTCGTTTACGGTCGAGATTCaagcgagcgacgacgccgtgccgccgtcgacgacagtAACCCTACTGAAAGTGAACGTGAAACGAACGGATCCGTGTGCTCTCAAAACCGCCGGATGCGATCCGAACGCCTCCTGTCAGCGAACGGGCCCCACGTCAAGTCAATGCCAGTGCAAGGACGGATACACGGGCGACGGCTACAAGTGTAGTCCAATCAAATTCTGCGAAGATCCGGAAGCCGTCTGTCACAACGGTACATGCATCGACGGCATCGACTTGTATACGTGCTCGTGTAATCCTGGTTTCCTGCCGCCGGATTGCAGTCGACAAGtggacgagtgcgcgtcgaaTCCGTGCAACGGTCACGGAAGCTGCTTGGATAAGCTGAACGGGTTTACATGCGTTTGTAACGACGGTTATACCGGTGCGTTTTGCGAGGTGGACATTGATTATTgtctctcgtcgccgtgcggACCCGGTACGTGCATTGATGGTCTGACAACATTCGATTGCGACTGTCCGTCGGGGTACTCGGGAAAAACGTGCTCGTTCTCGACTCAAGTCTGCGCGGACGGGTCGAAGTGTAAGCAAAGTCAGTGCATtcccaaatcgacgagagcgcgTCTAGTACAACAGACGCAAGACGGCGACACCAAACCAATCGATATTACCATAAGCATTGGGGACGGGGACGgcgaggaggacgaagaggagaaggaagacgaagaagaaaaaggataCTTGTgcgtcaaagacgacgacgtcgtctctttgcCGTTTCCGTCGAAGCAGGATGAATTGACGCTGTTCAAGGAAAAGATCGAATCATACATGACGAACGAACTCTACGTTCTCGTACCAGATCCCGATAATCCGAAGGGAGAATTCAAAGCCGGCGTGTCGTTTGTTTTCGTTCTCAAGACGTCGCTTCttggcgacgagtcgaaacgaaagcggcgtGAAGCGGATGACGTGATGGTACAAGTCAGCTTCGTAGTCGTTCTGAACGATCGTCCTTTGCCTCGGAGTATGGTTCTAAGGATCTGTGCGACGAAGGCAGCCTTCAATCGGAGTTCGGCGCTAAAGCGGAGTACACGTGCGACCTGA
- the LOC136196833 gene encoding uncharacterized protein translates to MATRIVMWSSPRSASTALSRSFASREDAVIFDEPFYKYRLLSGGKCPNPELREKVVASKWPSNYDEVTQMITTDPMKDGASVIYFKAPVSNVLVEDACSDRVASWITKVKNVFLTRHPADVISSYEKYIHVDSPVDVGYPQQRFLYDEVRRLTGTPPPVFDTEDLLSHPRETLQSLCHVVNIPFLESMLSWKATPRETDFPGSEPWYETVNNSTGFHAAPKQRILSKEQQALVEKILPTYEYLIEHKIRPDV, encoded by the coding sequence ATGGCCACTCGAATCGTTATGTGGTCGAGCCCACGTTCGGCATCGACAGCTCTGAGCCGATCTTTCGCCAGCCGCGAAGACGCGGTCATTTTTGACGAGCCCTTCTACAAATATCGACTCTTATCCGGCGGAAAATGCCCGAACCCGGAGTTACgcgagaaagtcgtcgcgtCCAAGTGGCCAAGCAACTACGACGAAGTCACACAGATGATAACAACTGATCCGATGAAAGACGGCGCTTCGGTAATCTATTTTAAGGCGCCAGTAAGCAATGTTTTGGTTGAAGACGCTTGTTCCGATCGAGTAGCGTCTTGGATTACCAAAGTGAAGAACGTTTTCCTCACGAGGCATCCTGCCGATGTCATATCATCCTATGAGAAGTATATTCACGTCGACTCTCCTGTTGACGTGGGATATCCGCAACAAAGGTTTCTGTATGACGAAGTGCGGAGATTGACTGGTACGCCGCCGCCTGTTTTCGATACGGAGGACTTGCTATCACACCCTAGAGAAACGCTTCAGTCTCTCTGCCATGTCGTGAACATTCCTTTCCTGGAGAGCATGCTCTCTTGGAAGGCAACTCCAAGAGAGACAGACTTTCCTGGGTCAGAACCATGGTACGAAACAGTCAATAATAGCACAGGGTTTCATGCAGCTCCAAAGCAGAGGATTCTCTCGAAAGAGCAGCAGGCTCTTGTAGAGAAAATTCTGCCAACGTATGAGTATCTAATAGAGCACAAAATTAGACCAGATGTCTGA